CTGGTGCCGAGCGCCGACCGGTTCGGCCGGGTGCTGCGCCAGCGGCGGGCCGAGGCCAAAGGGGCGTCCAGGCTGCTGCGCCAGCTGGTGGGCCTGGAGGCCAAGCTGAAGCAGTACGAGCAGGGCGAGCGCTTCATCGAGGCGGTGGAGGCCGAGGGCGGCAGCGAACTGCTCGACCACGTGTGGCGGGGCCCGGAGTGGCTGCCGAGCCTGGCCGAGATCCGCGCCCCCCACGCCTGGATCGACCGGGTCCGCACCGCCGCCGGCAGCGCCGCCTGACCCGGCTGGTGCCGGCGCGGCGCCCCCGACCTGTGCCGGGAACGACTCGGATCCGGGTCGTTCCGAGCACAGGTTCGCTCGGGGCGCTGCTGGAGCGGTGCACGTTCCCGCCGGCGGGGGCGCAACTGGCGTGCGCCGTGTCGGGTGGGGCCGACTCGCTGGCCCTGCTGGTGCTGGCCGTCGCCGCCCGCTGCGACGTGACCGCCCACCACGTGGACCACGGCCTGCGACCCGGGTCGGCGGCCGAGGCGGCCGTGGTGGAGGAGGCGGCCGCCGGCCTCGGTGCCCGCTTCGTCGCCCACAAGGCGGCGGTCGGCCCCGGCCCCAACCTGGAGGCGAGGGCCCGCCACGCCCGGCGGGCCCTCCTTCCGCCGGGGGTGGCGACGGGGCACACGGCCGACGACCAGGCGGAGACGGTCGTGCTGAACCTCCTGCGGGGGGCGGGTGTCGACGGGCTGGCGGGGATGCGCCCGGGGCCGGAGAAGCCCCTGCTCGCCCTGCGCCGCTCGGAGACCGAGGGGGTGTGCGCGGAGGCGGGCCTGGTCCCCGTGCGGGACCCGTCCAACGACGATCCCGCCTTCCGTCGCAACCGTGTGCGCCACCAGGTGCT
The sequence above is drawn from the Acidimicrobiales bacterium genome and encodes:
- a CDS encoding zinc-dependent metalloprotease, yielding LVPSADRFGRVLRQRRAEAKGASRLLRQLVGLEAKLKQYEQGERFIEAVEAEGGSELLDHVWRGPEWLPSLAEIRAPHAWIDRVRTAAGSAA
- the tilS gene encoding tRNA lysidine(34) synthetase TilS — its product is MPGTTRIRVVPSTGSLGALLERCTFPPAGAQLACAVSGGADSLALLVLAVAARCDVTAHHVDHGLRPGSAAEAAVVEEAAAGLGARFVAHKAAVGPGPNLEARARHARRALLPPGVATGHTADDQAETVVLNLLRGAGVDGLAGMRPGPEKPLLALRRSETEGVCAEAGLVPVRDPSNDDPAFRRNRVRHQVLPLLRDVAGRDVVPVLARQAALLRDEADLLDDLAAGVDPCDARALAALPAAVARRAVRRLLGGDHPPGSASVERVLAVARGEAAACEVEGGRRVRRSAGRLSVEG